From the genome of Choloepus didactylus isolate mChoDid1 unplaced genomic scaffold, mChoDid1.pri zz_scaffold_177_ctg1, whole genome shotgun sequence:
aagtgttatccccattttccagatgaggaaacaggtgtGGAGAAGAACCCGTGATTTCAGGTACTAagtagtggagctgggatttgaaatcAGGGGTTCAAAGTTCCTGAGCCTCTAGCTGCTGCCTCTTTTAGGGATTACTTGGGATATCTGGCATTGGGGACACACTGGGTGATTTCTTCAGATGACACAGAACCCCCACCCTGAGGCCCACCTCCCCAGCCATCCCATTGTGTCTGAAAGTCTCAGTTCTAAAAGTTAATTTGTCAGTTGCGTGCTTGGGATTCAGAAAGCATTTTTGCAATGAAAGGATAAATTTCTTGACTCACAGAACAGCCCACAAAGAACCCTAGATTCCTAAAGCAGCCTGGGGGGATCTGCTTTCCAACTCTGCCCTAAAGCTGAGGGGTTTTGGGATTAACTTGCCAACTCCGGGGCACTTCTCAGGAAACATTTAGAATTCACCTGGAGGCTGCAGGATGTCCTGAGCCCTCTCCTGGACTGGGTCGGGCCCAAGAATGGGGTCCTGGGGCGGCTGGAGGGTGGGAGCTCTGAGGCCTCAGGCTGAGAGGTCTAACGGCCTGGGTCCCAGGACCGAGGTGCAGCAAGCACATGGGCTGTATTTTCTCAGCCAGGCAGGTCCTTAGGCTAGGGTGGGTTTATCCTCAGCTTGATAagcatttttcaatttaaaaatttccattgcTACACATGTATATATGGTTTGGAGGGAAACTGTCTTACAAAGTCCACAACCTAAAGCAGCAAACCTCTGCTGACCTCATGTCCCTCACTAGGCAACCGCCTGAAATTCTTTTAGCCACTCTGGTGTTTGCCTCCATATCTAAATCTCATGTTAATTCTCTCtcttgatttttcaattttttgtatCATTTAAATTACAAAATGTCTCCCAACACACATATGCTTCCTATCCTTGTGCACGTTCTCTGTCCTGATGCCCCCAGCTGAGCCGGCTGCCCTTGGCCTCTGGCCCAGCCACACAGCTATTGCCGTCATGCTAGGGGCTCTCCCTGGGTTGGCTCACCAATTTCCTAAATCCcgcatcttcctctttcttgggtCTCTATCTTGTTTGGTTGGAGCACATCCTCCAGGAGCTGCCTAAGAAAGAATCCATGGgagataaaattttcaaaaatccaCATATCCCAAAAACATCTTCATTTTACTGTCACAGTTCCTTGAGATTTGACTGAATATAAAAACCTAGATTAGAAATCATTTCCCCTCAGAATTCAGAAGAAAACTGCATCACTGTGTTTTGGCTTCAAGATTTGCTTTGAGTACTTCAGTGCCATTTTAATTCCTGATCTTTTGTATGTGAcctatctttttcttctctttggaaggttttaaggttttttttttctttatcctggTATCCCGGTGTCCTGAAATTTCATGATAAAGAGACTTGACCTAGttccttacattttttttaatttgaaagatttaacatatgaaaatataataaaataaaaatattacaaacccATCTACTCATCACCCAGCTCAATAAAACATGTTAAACCCCTTCTTAATTGCATCACCCCCCCTCTCAAGAGCTATCCTGAATCTGTTGTTTATCCTTCCttgcatttctttattctttcactgCATTAAAATACATCTTAACATAAAACTGTTCTGCATGTTTAAAAATCTCTATATAAATAGTGTCATAATGTATAGATTTTCTGCAATCTGTTTCTTTGTTCAACATTGTGAGATTCCTCTGTGCTGAAGGAGTGTAGTTGCTCATTTTCCACACTGCAAAATATTCCTGTTTAAATATATTACAGTTATGTGTCTATTCTTGTGTTGATGGTATTTATGTTTCCAATTCTTAGCTAATGAAAAGGTCCTTCTCTAAACATTCTCTACATGTCTCCTGGACCCCATGTAGAGTTTCTAGATCTAGAGGGGTGGCTCTCAGTCCCGGAAACACCCGGGTGTCATCTGGAATACCTTTAAAAATTCCCCATGTCAAGGCTGCACCCCAAACTGAGGAcaccagaatctctgggggtggggcccgtGTCGGtactttttaaagctccccagttGGGTTCCACGTGCAGCCAGGTTGACAACCAGTGCCTTGCACCCGCGCTACTCCAATCAGCAGCACAGCAGCACCCAAAGCCGGGCAGAGGTGCGACCTCGGGCAGCCCCAGACCAGGCGAGTTAGAACCCGTGTTTTAGCAAGACCTCGCTGTTGGTGTCATGAGCAGGCTGCAGGCCACATCCCCCTGCATCTACCAGCTTTGCCAAACGGCTGCTCATGACGGCCACACTGGTCCACACTGGTGGGGATTTTACTTCGCTGTGCTGGGCACTTGGAGAGCTCTTTCTCTGTGGAAGCTCAATTCCTTCCCTAGGGAAACTCTAGGACGTGTTCTTGCGTAGTTCTTCAAtacttttctctcctttattttttatctctcATTTTGAAATACCCATTGGTTAGAAGTTGGACCTTCTTTATTCACCTTACCTTTTTGTTATTCAATTTTCTTGACTTTTTTGTTCTATGTTTtatctctgttttatattttactttctggGGGAGATTTTCTCTACTCATCTTCTATTCTTTATAATGTACTTTAAAATTTCTGCTAGTATGTTTTTAATTCCCAAGATCTTTAtcatttcactttaaaaaataacactttttttgGTGTTGCTATTTCGTGGGTGTGGTTTCCTCAGAAGATTTTCCTCTGGTCCTTTTTTCCTGGGTACTGGGGTCTGTGcacttttggttattgttttttctccaaTGATCACTGCTGGCtgctgtgttggtttgaatctattatgtcccccacataCCCATGTTCTCTGAcacaatcttgtgagggcagactagtcttttgattagggtgggatgcttgattaggttgcttccatggagaagtgacccacccaactgtgggtgagacccttGGAGTAgatcattttcatggagatgtgaccccgcccattctgggtgggtcttaattagatcactggagtcctttgagagagctcatggagagaaggggctcagagaagctgagagagacattttggaaagaagctacgATATGTAATACAGAGTTTGTGCCCAggggaagctaagagctgacacagacccagatacttggagatgctgggagatgcagagagaaggacatttagaaatgctaagctaagagatgaagcccagagtttgctccagagaagctgagaggactcccagacacttagagagaaattccctgggagaacaagcatggatgcacagtagctgagagagagaagataaaagagacagacacccagagacattttgaagaaagccattttgaatgcaacccaggagcagaggaccagcagatgccaggcacgtgcctttccagctgacagaggtgttccagacaccattggcctttcgtcagtgaaggtatcctcttgttgaggccttagtttggatacttttatttgtaaatttgtagcctaataaatcccctttataaaagccaatccctttctggtattttgcacaacagcagctctagcaaacggAACAGCTGTCTAGTCCCACTGTGAGTAGTGGAGAAGCTGACAGAACATTCTGTCGTCCAGGTGGGCAGGCCTTGTCAACGGGCTCGCAGGTGACTAGGCAGAGACCAGCTGGTTCACCAGGGAACCTTTGTGTCGAGATCTGTTGATCTTTTCTCTTCGGTCAGTTTCCCAGAGAGATTCAATCATCTCCTGCCTTGGGGGTGGGTAGATGGGGAACAGGCCTGGCTGTTAGCTGAGGGTCACCCCATTAACCATCCCCGATTTTGGAAAGGCACCTCACTCCCAGCCTTTAGCTGGTGCAATCTTCCACCGGGGGGGAGGGGCAGTCACCAGGTCATGTGGGCTGGGAGTGGAGACCTGACCGTTTCTCTCAACCAGGGTGATTCTCAGACCCATCCTGAACTCCCACCTTGGGGATACCTGGTCCCTCTACACTCTGAGCATTTGGGGAGAGGGTTCTGCAGGGCAAATGGGCTTGGTGGTGGTTGGCTCCCTCCTCGTAGACCTTTTGCGGAGTTGAGGAAATGGATACAAAATTATACTCTTCCATCTTCCCAAGTTTTCCAGACATCTCTCATGTGCCGACTCCTCCCTTGGtccctttgtctttgtggtttctGCCATTTCCATTCCTTTGAGTCATTTTAGTGGGGCTTTGGGGAGGCAGACGAGGTAGGAATGTGTGCAGCCCGCCGTACTTAACCAGGAGTCCTGGTCcacttaaaaaacatttaaaaatatgacagcccttttcaatatgaacaagttagggtggcaCTGCCAAGACATCcgtgaagatcgagaaagtgattaaacgagaggaaggggtagcaacagacaagacaggatttaacaaaggattacaaatattgaatctttatatatatatatttagatgttagggtattagaatagctagaaggaaataactgaaattgtagaactgtaacccaaaacattTTTTGAAGTTTGCTCTATTGCTACtcattaaactgtactttgaaagttatcactttttctgtatatatgttatgtttcagaataaagaaataactgaaattatggaactgtaacccataactttcttggaaatttgctctgtaaATCGTACTTTAAATGTTataacttttctgtatatatatttcacaataaaaaaatgtgcaTAAAATTGTGTGTAACGCATTTTGGTTATTTGTATACATAcgtaaaagttttttgttttttgttttttttttctttacatggaGGGCCTTGCCTTTTCCATTCAACACCAGGTCTGTTAGCTCTAAAAACACACTCAGATCCAGCTCATTCCTTTTACGGGGGCTTAGGAAGTGTTCCAGTAAATCAACAGGCACCGCATTTTTTCCCTGCCCTTTTCTCTGCTGATGCATCTCAGAAACACAAGCGACCGTGGTCCTTCGATCAACACACTGACTCAATGCAAACTGTaatctttattgttttaattctGAAGCATAACATGTCACAGGGAAACAGTGAGTTTTTACCACTTGCCAGTAGCAAGGGCAAAAAAAGCTAATGGTGGGGCCTGAGAGCTCCGGGCTCGGGCGAGGAGGGGCCCTTTGAGAACGGGGCACCCAGTTCCGGGAGGGGGAGTGGAGGGCAGGAAAGTGTGGGCACCAGGGGTTTTCCAGAAGCACTTGCCAGCACCCTGAACTGGGTAGTTGTCAGGCCAGACTGAACCTACTGGGGAGACTAAATGCCTTAGGGGAGCCACGTGCCTAGTTGGGGACTCAGCGGGGCTCGTCTTCCATGAGAGGATTCGCGGCCCTCATTGCAGCGGCTGATCAAAGCCCGGGGAGGCTGAGGAAAGAACCTAACAAAGAGCCGGGTTTCAGCAGCAGCTCCCGGCAGCCCCGGGGCAGGGAGGACGCTCTCCTGCCTCTCGGGAGCCCAGGAGACCGGGGAAGGGCGGGCGAACCTCTCCTTCCACCTGCTCTCGGCTCCAACACGCGCCTCTTGGGGCCGAGCTCAGCTACGAGAGGTGCCCCGCAGGGTTATTTTTCTTCCTGCCATTAATACGAATACGGAGAAAGCCCCTGCCTGGCTCCCCCCGCTGAAACTGCAGTGCATATGGGGGGCCCCACAAGACAGACGGGCCCGAAGGCCGTTCCAGCCCCACCCAAGACGTGAGAAAGCTTAAAATGAACCCGGGGGgacggggtgggggcagggggagggcgaTAAATAAAGCCAGTGGCTGagtgtggggtgggagggtgggaggggggcgAAGGGGTGCAGAAAGGCACAGGGCGGGGGGAAGCCGACTCAGCCGCCCCCCGAACACCGGTTTGTCGAGTCAGAGGTCACGTCGGGCGGGCTGGCCGGCTGCGGTCCGAGGACTGGTCGGGAAGGAGCCGCGAAGGCTGCGAGGTCTGGCTCCAGCGCTCAGTCTCGCTCGCCCAGAATCTCCCGCAGGAAAGAAGGCGCCGCGCACCCAACGTGCCTCCGCCCGGGGCAGGCTGAGGGGACCGTGGAGCCCACGTCAGCAGTGGGGACTCGCTCGGGTGTGTCTTTTGCCTTTGggtgagagagaaaagagggcaCCACAGGGTGAGCAGGGGGCCACAGCTGCACCCACCCCTCGGCAGCTCCCTCTCGGGACAGCTTGACTTTTGGGAATGAAATGGCAGTGGTGGGCTGCTTGCCGGAACGGACCCCAGGCCTGAGGCCACTAACTCGGGGGGCTGCCCGGGAAGGCTGGGGGCTGGCTCCCCGGGCAGGGGGAGCCACACTCGGGGCCCAGCACTGCCTGGCTCTGCTGCGTGTGGGCAGGCAGGTTGCCCACCCCTCCATGCTTCGGTTCGTGTAACCTGGGGTACCACAGGTGATCCCAGCTGGCagcaggagcaagcagacactggACTAGAACGTCTTGTGGGTCAGTCCTTTTCAGGTTGTTTCTTAAGCCTTGGAACCCTCTCTGTGCTCTGCGCTGTGTGGCTCCCCCAATTATTACCTCATTTCTAGAGGGCCCATAAGGGTAGGCACGCCATAGGACACCCCAGGTCTGAGTTTTACCCTCTCCGCAACCCCAGGGAGGCTCCCACTTTAGCGATAATGGAACTGGTAGCAGAGAGATCAAATATTGGGTTGAACCATATCAAATGCTGATATTTGACTATTTTAAGTGGATGCCGCCATGCCCAGGAGGGCGGCTGCCTGGGGCCCGTGGCTCCTGAGCGGTGCCCTCTCGTGTCGCCACTCAGGGTGCCCTGCAGCTCTGACCTACACGGGCATCGTGCAAGACGGCCGATGCTCCGGTGGGGACGTGCCCGTGCAGCCAGGCCTTCTTTCTCGAATGTGGCTGGCGTCAAACCTGGGCTCACACAATTTTCTCAGGCCTGAGTGTGAGCCTTGGatccctgcccttcccctctccgtgcctcagtttccataccCATCAAATGGGGACAATGAGCCTTCTGCCTATTCTGCTAATAGCAGGAAAGAAAACCTCCGGGCGCTGGGGCTGGCTGGGGCGCAAGTTGTCCCTCATTCTCCTGGTTAAACCAGGGGTTGGCCTCATGGTTTAACCCTCTGCTGGGCTCTCTTTTTGGTGGGTTGTTTTGGCTTCCTCAGCTACGTGGTAGATTTCTCAAGGGCAAGGACTGTCCCCCAACATATCAGGCCAGGGCCGGGTACGGGATGAGGCTCAGGTGAGGGCCTGACTGCTGGACTGATAATCCTTAAAAAGCATCCGGccacagggcctggcacccacAGCTGCTCAAGAAACAGGAATTACTCTGATTATTGTGGAGAAGGAAAACGGCATTGAAAAATTAAACACCATAAAGGGGAGGATGGTAATAACCATGTTACAGTTACAGGTAATGGTTAGGGATGGTCTCTGTTGTTGTTTTGGGTCCCCTCTGCAATCACCACAGGCAGGGACAGGCTCTGGCACACCTGTTTCCCCCATGCCCAACACAGCTCTCCGTGGACATGAAGAACTGGAACTGTCACCTGCCACATGACAGCTGTAGAGACTGAGGGGGAGAGGCCGAGGGGCAGGTGGGAGAGTGGGGAGTGGAAGAGGAGATGGACGGCCACGAGGAGCGGCTTGGCACTCACTGGGGCACTTTGGGGGGGCCTGGGGTGAGGGGCCTCCCTGGGGGTCCGTGGTGCCTGCCCCCGTCTCGCTGGCCAGGCTGCTCTGACTCCCGGACAGGTGGCCGGGCAGGGAGGTCAGCCCTGTGCTGGGGGTCTGCGTGCTGCCACCTGCAAGAGACCACATGTGGGGCTGAATGGCTCAGTGCCGGCCCTCGAGTGGGGACAGGGATGACCTCTTGAGCCCATCTGCAGTAACTACTCCTGTGGGCCATGGGGGTGTCGAGGGGACCATGCCCAGCAGCCCCCCAGCCACATGGCTGCTGGGTTCCAACCTGCTGACGGGGCCAAGATATATAACGGCAACAGAACGGGGTGGGGGGTCTTTTCACAAAGTGCCAGGCAAAGTTGCCAATATGGAAGTTGGGAATTAACAGATTTTTCCTGCCTCTATGGAATGAGTGTGGAGAGAAGGGTGCACATTTCAGTTAATCAAATAAGAGAGATTGTAGTTGCTGCTTTTCTAACTAAAGAATCCTCACTCAAAATGACTTGTCAGCCCTTGCCCGGCCTGGAATCCTGCCccatccttccctctctcccaacCACCGGTCACAGCTGAGTCGGTGCAGGGAGGGGACAGGAGCACCAAGGTGCGGGTGGGATAAAAGCTGCTGGAAACCAAGGCTGGCAGGCAAGTTTCCTTTACCCTTTTCTGACACAGAATCTTTGGCCTAAAGGGGCCCAAGAGATCTAGTCCGGGGACAGTTTGCTTCTCTCGTGCCATCTCTGCCTGTTGATACTGACCACTGGGAAAATGGCATCAGGGAGGATCCTGAGGCCAGGCCAGGGCTCTGTGATCTACTCGCAATGTCTGCCCTGGGCCCAGCAGTGGGGGTGGTGGCACACGTCCGGGCATTTGCCACCTCTGATCGGCCCAAACTCCCTCCCCCAGCAGGAATTCCTTCCATACCAGCCCTGGCCCCAGAACAGCCCCCCAAGGCATTTAATTCCAGTTGGGGGTAGGTGTGGTTATTACAAAACTCTCTTCCTTTGCACTTACACCAGCCTCCCTGCAACTTCTTTCAGAGACTCTAGTTCTAACCGGTGGAGCAGCTCTGAATAAAGCTGGTCCTTTTCCCGGGAAGGCCCTTCAACAtgtttaaaggaaaggaaaatgtgtGTCCCAAGCCTTTTCTGCTCCAGCCTCAATATTCCAATTAATGCCCTTTCATATGACACAGCCACAGGGCAAGCTCAGAGATGTAAAAGTCAGAAGGAACTTTGCAGACCAACTGCTCCATCTCTCTTGTGCTACAGAGAAGACAATGGAAGCCCAGGAGGTGTGCAGACAGAGGGACACAGGGAACCTGGCTGGACCTGCCTCACCCCTGGcctgccctcctcccacccctgcaTATACAGATGACCTCGCTTCACAGCCTGCTCCTCAGGGGTGCTAATACTTTCAGGgccactgccccccacccacaaCCAGAACAACTCGGCAGACACCTGCTGGGCAGCGGCAAGCTGGGGAAACAGCGAAGCCCCTCTGCAGCTGGGGCTTCTGGAACCAGCAGTGTCACTTCCACACTCACCTGATTCCCCCAAGGGTTTGTCGACTTTTGGGTCTCTGACCCCGGCGGGTGGGAGTCTGTCCTCCGGGCTGGAGGAGCTGATATCGGAGTCGCTGTCACTGTCACTGGAAACCACTGGAAAAGACACAGATTCCAACCCAGGAGGTCACCCCCGTCGGCCAGTGCAGCATCTCCTGCTGTGACCAAATGGCCCAGAACCTCAGCCGGCCCTTTGATTTGGGGCATGAGACACAAATGGCCTGGAAGGTTGGGTACTGGCCCAAGGCCCCACCATGGGTTCCTGGAGGAGCTGGAATGAGAACCCAGCCTGCTGGCTCCTGGTTCAGCTCCTCCAGCAGAGTCATGAGTGGTTCTGGGCACGGGTGGTGCAGCCACACCGCCAGGGCTGGAATCTCAGCGTCTGCACTTACAGGTGCCGCAGGTTCCTTGTCTGTAATATTtcctacctcatggggttgttcTGAAGCTTCAAAGAATTACAAGTGTGACGTGCCCGGGACGCTCCATGAGGTCAGCTGTGATTATAATCTTCATTACTGCGTGGTGTTGCCTTGCACCTTTAAGCATTGTCAGGTGGAGGCCTCAGGGCAGTGGTGCCTGCTCCAAAAGTGACAAGCAGCTTCCACCACAGCTAGAGGGGCCTGACTGCTGCAGGGAGGGGTGATGTGTGGAGGTGGCCGGCCTGGGCTGTACAACCCCCTCCCCAGCGGCAGGCCGCCGAGGTCGCACCTGGCCACACTGCCTGACCCTGGCCCAGTGCGCTGCATTTGCCCCACACAATGCGACTGGTGGCCTTGTGGGTCTCTGCCTCACCGGGAGGCCCTCCTGCCCTTGCCTGGCACACTGCAGGACACTGCTGGGTCTCGGTGATGCCCTTCTGCCCTAACAGGCCGTTCAGACAGTCCCCAGGGGAGACAGGAGGTGGGCCGGGGCGGCCCCTCGGGGTCCAGGCCCCTGGCCTTGGTCGTGCCTTCCCCAGGTGGCTTGCTCAGGGGTTACCCCGAGTCCACGTGCCCCCGTGGTCAGGTGGGGCCACTGATGCCCGCTCTGCTCCTCCCACAGGGTGACCACAAAACGGTGAAGGGCTCTCAAAGGCTGCCATGCAATTCAAGCCTAAGTGTTGCTGGACGAGGTGAACAGAGTGCCCTGGGGTCGTGGGTGCATCGTCAGCAGGGAGGGGCGGGGGTCTCTCGGGGCTGGAGGGAGAGCTCctgtggtggggagtggggtgggggagaggggagggagccaGCCCATAACCAACAACCACTTTGGTAAAAACCCTCTTTTCTGGTGTAAGCAGGATGATTGCTGGCTGGTTTACCAACACTGGGAGTCATAATACAGAATATATTCATACTTCAaaccttctatttttattttaaacatatccACGTGCATCCACTCACCAATCTTTTGCTGTTTCTCTGAGATTGGGCCCACACGGTCTTTCATGTATTAGCTGCATACATATGGCTTTGTCTGGGTCCCCGACTCAGACAAATAACTTAAAAGACACTGGCAAAGTAATCTttctatatttttccatttcttcttccattttttacaGTTGCCCTGTCCACACCTAAATCAACGGCATTTGTTTTAAGCAAATTGCCTCTATCAAGACTTtgcaaacttttggttttaatgAAACAATGCTCTCTTTTCTGACTCTTTTCATCAActttcattaatatttaattaagcTAGGTAATTATAATAAGTGCACCTGCATAAAAAGGTTTGGGATAAAAGGGGACCAGCTCTCCTAGGTGTATAACTCACTCAAATGGTGGGGCAGGAGTGAGCGTTTCACCCACGGAATGGAAAGTGCTGGTTATGGGGGGAGTTGGTGGGG
Proteins encoded in this window:
- the LOC119525998 gene encoding translation initiation factor IF-2-like — encoded protein: PPGLESVSFPVVSSDSDSDSDISSSSPEDRLPPAGVRDPKVDKPLGESGGSTQTPSTGLTSLPGHLSGSQSSLASETGAGTTDPQGGPSPQAPPKCPSECQAAPRGRPSPLPLPTLPPAPRPLPLSLYSCHVAGDSSSSSCPRRAVLGMGETAEPGSAGPRVWLPLPGEPAPSLPGQPPELVASGLGSVPAKDTPERVPTADVGSTVPSACPGRRHVGCAAPSFLREILGERD